Proteins encoded by one window of Kribbella italica:
- the mycP gene encoding type VII secretion-associated serine protease mycosin, protein MKKRWRVPVLLMSAIALSAGPAVLPASAQPPRGACNNPEPGRPAERLLPWAQEVLMPQRAWPFSTGSGVTVAVVDSGVDADHPQLRRSGKVLRGRDFYLVGSLPGNYDCVSHGTGVASIIAADRVPGIGFQGVAPGARILPVRVSDREVGQTGQAQLIDPQILARGIRYAVDQGARVMNLSMAGDQDQAPVRAAVAYAVAKDVVVVAAVGNRQGNAPGVLPSYPAQYPGVLGVGAIDNGGARMSASQYGPYVDLMAPGGSVLTATRQTGHAYSDGTSFAAPFVAGSAALVRAAYPKMTAAQVIQRLKATATPARGGVDSLQYGAGIVDPYRAVTEAMIGTVARELAPMQEAPPDHEALAVAAWWRTTGSEARWMTGLAAGGTGVIVVVSALLIAGHRRRWTAGRSDIVRRRQDPEAELPPERLFARAD, encoded by the coding sequence GTGAAGAAGAGGTGGCGCGTTCCGGTCCTGCTGATGTCGGCGATCGCCCTGTCGGCCGGCCCGGCGGTCCTGCCCGCCTCGGCGCAACCACCCCGCGGAGCCTGCAACAACCCCGAACCCGGCCGACCGGCCGAGCGACTGTTGCCCTGGGCCCAGGAAGTGCTGATGCCCCAGCGCGCTTGGCCGTTCAGCACCGGCAGCGGGGTGACCGTCGCCGTGGTGGACTCCGGAGTCGACGCCGACCACCCTCAGCTTCGCCGGTCCGGCAAGGTCCTGCGGGGTCGCGACTTCTACCTGGTCGGCTCGCTGCCCGGGAACTACGACTGTGTCTCCCACGGGACCGGAGTGGCCAGCATCATCGCGGCCGACCGGGTCCCCGGCATCGGCTTCCAGGGCGTTGCCCCCGGCGCCCGGATCCTTCCGGTCCGCGTGAGCGATCGGGAGGTCGGGCAGACCGGACAGGCCCAGCTGATCGACCCGCAGATCCTTGCCCGCGGCATTCGGTACGCCGTCGACCAGGGCGCGCGGGTGATGAACCTGTCGATGGCGGGCGACCAGGACCAGGCGCCGGTCCGGGCGGCGGTCGCGTACGCCGTCGCCAAGGACGTCGTCGTGGTCGCCGCCGTCGGCAACCGCCAGGGCAATGCGCCCGGCGTCCTGCCCTCCTACCCCGCCCAGTACCCAGGAGTGCTCGGGGTGGGTGCGATCGACAACGGCGGCGCCCGGATGTCGGCCTCGCAGTACGGTCCGTACGTCGACCTGATGGCACCGGGAGGTTCGGTGCTGACGGCCACCCGCCAGACCGGTCACGCCTACTCCGACGGCACCAGTTTCGCCGCGCCCTTCGTCGCCGGCAGCGCCGCGCTGGTGAGGGCGGCGTACCCGAAGATGACCGCGGCGCAGGTGATCCAGCGGCTCAAGGCGACCGCCACTCCGGCGCGCGGCGGCGTGGACAGCCTCCAGTACGGCGCCGGCATCGTCGATCCCTACCGCGCGGTGACCGAGGCGATGATCGGTACGGTGGCCCGCGAGCTGGCACCGATGCAGGAGGCGCCGCCGGACCACGAAGCGCTCGCCGTGGCGGCCTGGTGGCGGACGACCGGTTCCGAGGCGCGCTGGATGACCGGCCTGGCGGCCGGCGGCACGGGCGTGATCGTCGTGGTCAGCGCGCTGCTGATCGCCGGGCACCGCCGGCGCTGGACCGCCGGTCGATCGGACATCGTCCGCCGGCGGCAGGACCCGGAGGCCGAACTGCCTCCCGAGCGGCTGTTCGCTCGCGCCGACTGA
- a CDS encoding YbaB/EbfC family nucleoid-associated protein → MVSRDDRTAGQSLLGQLEEADRKLREYRSISNDTEGTAQSPDGLIEATVGLYGEVRELVLDPRIYRTVDATALAEAVRDVINKAVGEAQATAAGQLSSLLPGGLSEPSDLAFAPLDAELRKARRGGLS, encoded by the coding sequence ATGGTGTCTCGCGACGACCGAACGGCCGGGCAGTCATTGCTCGGCCAACTGGAGGAAGCCGACCGCAAGTTGCGGGAGTACCGGTCGATCAGCAACGACACCGAGGGGACGGCACAGTCCCCGGACGGCCTGATCGAGGCCACCGTCGGCCTGTACGGCGAGGTGCGGGAGCTCGTCCTCGACCCGAGGATCTACCGGACCGTGGATGCCACGGCGTTGGCCGAGGCCGTCCGGGACGTCATCAACAAGGCGGTCGGCGAGGCGCAGGCGACGGCGGCCGGTCAGTTGTCGTCGCTGCTGCCCGGCGGCCTGAGTGAGCCGTCGGACCTGGCCTTCGCACCACTGGACGCCGAACTGCGGAAGGCTCGTCGAGGAGGACTGTCATGA